A part of Palaemon carinicauda isolate YSFRI2023 chromosome 8, ASM3689809v2, whole genome shotgun sequence genomic DNA contains:
- the LOC137644753 gene encoding uncharacterized protein yields MVVYALDIDAEEVQENVTLLDLMDRARRPSCSNRKCVRWYRGWWSAQPCGGQSRQVAICKKKVKRYCCIHGCEAKGVCTSGTCTSRMSDCEFGIVKNGCRGRQCYCCRAPPPAPPAPPPPPPPPPPPPTSTSTSTSTSTTTTPPAPAPPPGPGPIVIVEEEERKK; encoded by the exons ATGGTCGTTTATGCCTTGGATATCGATGCAGAGGAAGTTCAGGAAAATGTTACCCTTCTTGACCTAATGGACAGAGCCAGGA GACCCAGCTGTAGCAACAGGAAATGCGTCAGATGGTATCGAGGATGGTGGTCAGCTCAGCCTTGTGGAGGACAGTCACGTCAAGTGGCCATCTGTAAGAAGAAGGTAAAAAGGTACTGCTGTATTCATGGTTGCGAGGCGAAGGGGGTTTGCACCTCGGGTACGTGTACTAGCCGAATGTCCGACTGCGAATTTGGCATCGTCAAGAATGGATGCAGAGGACGACAGTGCTACTGCTGCAGGGCACCACCACCAGCACCGCCAGcgccgccaccaccaccaccaccaccaccaccaccaccaacatcaacatcaacatcaacatcaacatcaacaacgaCGACACCACCAGCACCAGCACCACCACCAGGACCAGGACCAATAGTTATAGTAgaggaggaagaaagaaaaaag tga